One Thermococcus kodakarensis KOD1 genomic window carries:
- the psmA gene encoding archaeal proteasome endopeptidase complex subunit alpha, translating to MAFVPPQAGYDRAITVFSPDGRLFQVNYAREAVKRGATAVGVKWKDGVVLAVEKRITSKLIEPSSYEKIFLIDDHIAAAPSGIIADARVLVDRARLEAQIYRLTYGEPVPLTVLVKKICDLKQAHTQYGGVRPFGAALLMAGVNEKPELFETDPSGAYFEWKAVAIGSGRNTAMAIFEEHYRDDIGKDDAIKLAILALAKTLEEPTAEGIEVAYITMDEKRWKKLPREELEKYINEILQEVKEEEVEEKQEDYSELDQNY from the coding sequence ATGGCGTTTGTACCACCGCAGGCCGGTTACGACCGGGCGATTACGGTATTCAGCCCTGACGGAAGGCTCTTCCAGGTCAACTATGCCAGGGAGGCAGTGAAGAGGGGAGCAACCGCTGTCGGTGTTAAGTGGAAGGACGGTGTTGTCCTCGCCGTTGAGAAGAGGATCACCAGCAAGCTCATCGAACCGAGCAGTTACGAGAAGATATTCCTCATTGACGACCACATAGCGGCCGCTCCGAGCGGCATTATTGCCGATGCCAGGGTTTTGGTTGACAGGGCCAGGCTTGAGGCCCAGATTTACCGCCTCACCTACGGCGAACCCGTCCCGCTCACCGTTCTGGTGAAGAAGATATGCGACCTTAAGCAGGCCCACACCCAGTACGGCGGTGTGAGGCCCTTCGGCGCCGCCCTGCTTATGGCGGGCGTAAACGAGAAGCCCGAGCTTTTTGAGACCGATCCGAGCGGCGCCTACTTCGAGTGGAAAGCAGTTGCCATAGGAAGCGGCAGGAACACCGCCATGGCCATTTTCGAGGAGCACTACAGGGACGACATCGGAAAAGACGATGCCATAAAGCTCGCAATCCTTGCCCTTGCGAAGACCCTCGAAGAGCCAACTGCTGAGGGTATAGAGGTTGCCTACATAACCATGGACGAGAAGCGCTGGAAGAAGCTCCCGAGGGAGGAGCTTGAGAAGTACATCAACGAGATCCTCCAGGAAGTTAAGGAGGAAGAGGTTGAGGAGAAACAGGAAGACTACTCCGAACTCGATCAGAACTACTGA
- a CDS encoding HIT family protein: MKCPFCSPKRENLLYEDELIRVILDEYPANRGHVLVVPRRHIEAWEELDEKEKIALMQGVDLSMKALKQTLNPDGFNVGINLGEAAGQTVSHIHIHVIPRWKGDCNRPRGGVRKAVLDIEDENLTMKERWEKNRLGREEVESLRKAFLSLLGEGT, encoded by the coding sequence ATGAAGTGTCCGTTCTGCAGTCCAAAAAGGGAAAACCTGCTGTACGAAGATGAGCTGATAAGGGTAATCCTCGATGAATACCCAGCGAACAGGGGGCATGTGCTCGTCGTCCCAAGGAGACACATCGAAGCGTGGGAAGAGCTGGACGAGAAAGAAAAAATCGCCCTAATGCAGGGCGTTGACCTCTCCATGAAGGCCCTGAAACAGACCCTAAATCCCGACGGCTTCAACGTCGGCATCAACCTCGGAGAAGCAGCCGGCCAGACAGTTTCCCACATCCATATCCACGTCATTCCGAGATGGAAGGGAGACTGCAACAGGCCGAGAGGCGGAGTGAGAAAGGCAGTACTGGATATCGAGGACGAAAACTTGACTATGAAAGAGCGCTGGGAGAAAAACAGGCTAGGGAGAGAAGAAGTAGAATCCTTAAGGAAAGCCTTTCTCAGTCTCCTGGGAGAGGGTACTTAG
- a CDS encoding nucleotide pyrophosphohydrolase: protein MDFRELERIVVEFRDARSWKKYHTPKNLAISAVVELGELFEHFQWLSDEEILEAVKNPQKKEEVADEIADVIIYLVLLAHELGIDLDEAVGRKIRKNEAKYPLPGD, encoded by the coding sequence ATGGACTTCCGTGAGCTTGAAAGAATAGTCGTTGAATTCAGGGACGCTAGAAGCTGGAAAAAGTACCACACACCAAAGAATCTGGCCATCTCCGCTGTGGTTGAGCTGGGAGAGCTTTTCGAGCACTTTCAGTGGCTCAGCGATGAGGAAATCCTCGAAGCTGTAAAGAATCCTCAGAAAAAGGAGGAGGTCGCGGATGAGATAGCGGACGTCATAATTTACCTCGTACTCCTGGCGCATGAGCTTGGAATAGACCTGGATGAGGCCGTTGGCAGGAAAATCAGAAAGAACGAGGCTAAGTACCCTCTCCCAGGAGACTGA
- the iorA gene encoding indolepyruvate ferredoxin oxidoreductase subunit alpha, which translates to MEALKNAPSNASLGVSAKKERKLLMGNEAIAYGALESGVVFATGYPGTPSTEVIETIARLKPEVFAEWAPNEKVALEEAAGVAYTGLRALVTMKCVGLNVAADPLMSLAYSGVEGGLVILVADDPGPHTSQTEQDDRYYGKISLLPVLEPADPQEAHDLIKYAYELSERYKVPIIFRTTTRVNHTTADVEVGEFVELNRKPVFKKDIERYVRASMEGNRKRHKWLNETLRKIEEEFNEMPFNWVEGKEDAKLGIIVEGAPYNYVKEVLPKINAEFKVLKLSTPHPLPKKLVVEFLKTVEEAIVIEDGAPFLEEEVKIAAYEAGLNVPIYGKRTGHLPLEGELTPSLVRNALLKVIGEESEEYVKPEEVAYAENLAPKRPPVMCPGCPHRGSYRAVLDALRDLKLGRYKVPIHGDIGCYALSLLPPLEAIWTEYVMGASISLANGQSVVMDKKIIATIGDSTFFHNGIQPLIDAVYKNLNVLVMILDNRTTAMTGHQPHPGTGGSETGRKFNEIDIEALVKALGVKYVKTVDPYDLKATREAIKEAMQIEGPAVIIAKRECVIPVIRRGEIGELPVVIEDKCTGCKACILLTGCPALVYDPETKKVRIDELLCTGCGVCNQTCPFDAIKFPSELKKGA; encoded by the coding sequence GTGGAGGCTCTAAAGAACGCTCCTTCTAACGCTTCACTTGGAGTATCGGCTAAAAAAGAGAGAAAGCTCCTCATGGGAAACGAGGCGATTGCCTACGGCGCACTTGAAAGCGGTGTTGTCTTTGCTACCGGTTATCCAGGAACCCCCTCAACCGAAGTCATCGAGACAATAGCGAGGCTGAAGCCGGAGGTCTTTGCCGAGTGGGCGCCGAACGAGAAGGTAGCCTTAGAAGAGGCCGCTGGAGTGGCTTATACTGGGCTAAGGGCCCTCGTTACAATGAAGTGCGTCGGCCTAAACGTTGCCGCCGACCCGCTCATGAGCCTCGCCTACTCCGGCGTTGAGGGTGGACTTGTAATACTTGTCGCGGACGACCCCGGGCCGCATACGAGCCAGACCGAGCAGGACGACAGGTACTACGGCAAGATTTCTCTCCTTCCCGTTCTTGAGCCGGCTGATCCTCAAGAGGCCCACGACCTCATAAAGTACGCTTACGAGCTGAGCGAGAGATACAAAGTCCCGATAATCTTCAGGACAACGACGAGGGTGAACCACACAACGGCCGACGTCGAGGTCGGCGAGTTCGTCGAGCTTAACAGGAAACCCGTCTTCAAGAAGGACATTGAGAGATACGTGAGGGCCAGCATGGAAGGCAACAGAAAGAGGCACAAGTGGCTCAACGAGACGCTGAGGAAGATCGAAGAGGAGTTCAACGAGATGCCCTTCAACTGGGTCGAAGGGAAAGAAGACGCCAAGCTGGGAATAATCGTTGAGGGTGCACCCTACAACTACGTGAAGGAGGTTCTCCCGAAAATAAACGCCGAATTCAAGGTTCTCAAGCTCTCAACTCCCCATCCGCTCCCGAAGAAGCTCGTTGTGGAGTTCCTGAAGACCGTTGAAGAGGCTATAGTAATTGAGGACGGCGCCCCGTTCCTTGAGGAGGAGGTCAAGATAGCCGCCTACGAGGCTGGCCTGAACGTTCCAATCTACGGCAAGAGGACGGGACATCTTCCGCTTGAGGGCGAGCTTACGCCTTCGCTCGTTAGAAACGCCCTGCTGAAGGTCATCGGCGAAGAAAGTGAGGAATACGTAAAGCCCGAAGAGGTTGCCTACGCCGAGAACTTAGCTCCGAAGAGGCCGCCAGTAATGTGTCCCGGCTGTCCTCACCGCGGCTCATACAGGGCAGTACTCGATGCCCTCAGAGACCTCAAGCTCGGCCGCTACAAGGTTCCAATACACGGCGACATAGGCTGCTACGCCCTATCCCTCCTCCCGCCGCTTGAGGCCATCTGGACCGAATACGTAATGGGTGCTAGCATAAGCCTCGCCAACGGTCAAAGCGTTGTTATGGACAAGAAGATCATAGCCACCATTGGCGACTCAACGTTCTTCCACAACGGAATCCAGCCGCTCATAGATGCCGTCTACAAGAACCTAAATGTTCTCGTGATGATACTCGACAACAGAACCACTGCTATGACAGGCCACCAGCCGCACCCGGGAACCGGCGGAAGCGAGACAGGAAGGAAGTTCAACGAGATAGACATAGAGGCCCTTGTGAAGGCTCTGGGAGTCAAGTACGTCAAGACCGTTGACCCCTACGACCTCAAGGCGACGAGGGAGGCTATAAAAGAGGCGATGCAGATCGAGGGGCCTGCGGTTATAATAGCGAAGCGCGAGTGCGTCATTCCTGTGATAAGGCGCGGCGAGATCGGAGAACTCCCAGTGGTCATCGAGGACAAATGTACCGGCTGTAAGGCCTGCATACTCCTTACGGGCTGTCCAGCGCTCGTCTACGACCCTGAAACAAAGAAGGTCAGGATAGACGAGCTCCTCTGTACTGGCTGTGGAGTCTGCAACCAGACGTGCCCGTTCGACGCCATCAAGTTCCCGAGCGAGCTGAAGAAGGGGGCCTAG
- a CDS encoding PIN domain-containing protein, with the protein MIYIDTNVLYSYLFETPISENAERILELPEKVTSKVAINEAVYVVFRRLARDKGITNVYEAKKFAKLKEGQYLLEQAYSTVMELVQLSGITVVEEEDDFEILKDISREYGLLPNDAIIVATCVKHGITKIATFDSDFDNVPFLKIVRG; encoded by the coding sequence GTGATCTATATTGACACCAACGTGCTCTATTCGTACCTCTTTGAGACGCCCATAAGCGAGAACGCTGAGAGAATTCTTGAACTGCCTGAGAAGGTAACGTCCAAAGTCGCAATAAACGAGGCTGTGTACGTTGTCTTCAGAAGACTGGCCCGCGATAAGGGGATAACGAACGTTTATGAAGCAAAGAAGTTCGCGAAGCTAAAAGAAGGGCAGTATCTGCTTGAGCAGGCTTACTCCACGGTTATGGAACTTGTGCAGCTTTCTGGAATAACAGTTGTGGAAGAGGAAGACGATTTTGAGATTTTAAAAGATATCTCCAGGGAGTACGGACTTCTTCCAAACGACGCTATAATCGTTGCAACGTGCGTTAAGCACGGAATAACGAAAATAGCAACCTTTGACAGCGACTTTGACAACGTTCCCTTCTTAAAAATTGTAAGGGGCTAG
- a CDS encoding DUF4152 family protein — translation MRIVAADTGGALLDDAYNPLGLIATVAVLVEKPYRTASLSRVKYADPFNYDMSGRQAIRDEAYLAVELAREVKPDVVHLDSTIGGIEVRKLDEPTIEALGITDRGKEVWKDLSRDLQPLAKKLWEETGIEIIAIGKWSVPVRIAEIYSGIYTAKWAIEYARKNGKVLVGLPRYMRVDIKPGEIYGESLDPREGGLFGKIETNTDGINWELYPNPLVRRYMVLEVWKE, via the coding sequence ATGAGGATAGTCGCTGCTGACACGGGTGGTGCACTTCTTGATGATGCATATAACCCCCTAGGGCTGATAGCGACCGTCGCCGTGCTCGTTGAAAAGCCCTACAGGACGGCTTCGCTGAGCAGGGTCAAGTACGCTGACCCCTTCAACTACGACATGAGCGGCAGGCAGGCCATCAGGGACGAGGCCTATCTGGCCGTTGAACTTGCCAGGGAAGTTAAGCCCGACGTCGTGCACCTTGACTCTACAATTGGGGGAATAGAAGTCAGGAAGCTCGATGAACCAACGATAGAGGCGCTTGGCATAACCGATAGAGGTAAGGAAGTCTGGAAAGACCTCTCCAGAGACCTCCAGCCGCTGGCAAAGAAGCTTTGGGAAGAAACTGGCATTGAGATAATTGCCATAGGAAAGTGGAGCGTTCCCGTCAGGATAGCGGAGATATACTCCGGAATATACACTGCCAAGTGGGCAATAGAATACGCCAGGAAGAACGGAAAGGTCTTAGTCGGGCTGCCTAGGTACATGAGAGTCGATATAAAACCCGGGGAGATATACGGAGAGAGCCTCGACCCGAGAGAGGGCGGACTCTTCGGAAAAATTGAGACCAATACTGACGGAATAAACTGGGAACTCTATCCCAATCCGCTTGTGAGAAGATACATGGTGCTTGAGGTGTGGAAAGAATAG
- a CDS encoding AI-2E family transporter: protein MRAETAVWAAVIAVILYVSWRVILPFLEPLFFGLILAYAFYPIHRRLRKFVGNRESAAFISFTFLVLGGTLTFELAMMSLKLASSFAGSIRDVINWILTLPLPEDARTFILNIKAEATTRIAEYVSSRAFSIPLYVIQLTVFFLAFYYGLAYSEQIARTIRELLPEENRELGEEILTSVHKTLSALVRAWLLLNVAKGILMTLGYIVFGVSDVYTAVIAGFLTFAFSFVPLFEGWMIWLAAAIYFALNGMYLHAIGISVYGAFLVSPMPDYTIRPMLVARDTELDETLVFIGMVGGTWAMGLKGIIIGPIVLNVLLVLIKEWKKLTESSHQLSSSPQGPSSRPRG, encoded by the coding sequence ATGAGGGCTGAAACTGCAGTTTGGGCGGCTGTCATTGCAGTTATCTTGTACGTATCATGGAGGGTTATTCTTCCCTTTCTTGAGCCGCTTTTCTTCGGGCTTATTCTAGCCTACGCTTTCTATCCTATCCACCGAAGGTTGAGAAAATTCGTTGGAAACCGTGAGTCAGCGGCCTTCATCAGCTTTACCTTCCTCGTTCTCGGAGGAACCTTAACGTTTGAACTGGCAATGATGTCCCTGAAGTTGGCATCATCGTTTGCTGGGAGCATAAGGGATGTCATTAACTGGATTCTAACTCTCCCCCTTCCAGAAGACGCTAGGACTTTCATCCTCAACATCAAGGCTGAAGCAACAACAAGAATAGCTGAGTACGTCTCAAGCAGGGCGTTTTCGATACCGCTGTACGTAATTCAACTCACCGTGTTCTTTCTTGCCTTTTATTACGGGCTCGCATATTCAGAGCAGATAGCACGAACTATCAGAGAACTTCTGCCGGAAGAAAACCGGGAATTGGGTGAGGAAATACTCACCAGCGTCCACAAAACTCTCTCTGCCCTCGTGAGGGCATGGCTCCTCCTGAACGTTGCGAAGGGCATCCTGATGACACTTGGATACATAGTCTTTGGCGTTTCTGACGTTTACACCGCAGTCATAGCTGGTTTCCTGACTTTCGCGTTCTCCTTCGTGCCGCTCTTCGAAGGCTGGATGATATGGCTGGCGGCGGCCATATACTTCGCCCTCAACGGGATGTACCTCCACGCCATCGGCATCTCAGTCTATGGCGCCTTTCTGGTCTCGCCGATGCCGGATTACACCATAAGGCCCATGCTCGTCGCCAGAGACACAGAACTGGACGAGACCCTGGTCTTCATTGGAATGGTAGGCGGAACATGGGCCATGGGGCTTAAGGGCATAATAATCGGCCCAATCGTGCTGAACGTATTGTTAGTCCTCATAAAAGAGTGGAAAAAGCTCACAGAATCTTCACACCAGCTCTCTTCATCTCCTCAAGGGCCTTCTTCTCGTCCTCGGGGTTGA
- a CDS encoding nicotinamidase, with the protein MPKEALIVVDMQRDFMPGGALPVPEGDTIIPKCNEYIKKFKEKGALIVATRDWHPPNHISFKERGGPWPPHCVQNTPGAEFVVDLPEDAIIISKATEPDKEAYSGFEGTNLAEILRENGVEKVYICGVATEYCVKATALDAVRHGFETYLLSDAVKGINPEDEKKALEEMKRAGVKIL; encoded by the coding sequence ATGCCGAAGGAGGCCCTCATAGTTGTTGATATGCAGCGCGACTTCATGCCCGGGGGGGCGCTCCCAGTACCGGAGGGCGACACCATCATTCCCAAATGCAACGAGTACATCAAAAAGTTCAAGGAGAAGGGTGCTCTCATAGTGGCCACGAGGGACTGGCATCCCCCGAACCACATCAGCTTTAAGGAGAGGGGCGGGCCGTGGCCGCCACACTGCGTTCAGAACACTCCTGGAGCGGAGTTCGTTGTGGACCTGCCAGAGGACGCCATAATAATCTCAAAGGCGACCGAACCTGATAAGGAGGCCTACTCGGGCTTTGAAGGTACGAACCTCGCGGAGATTCTCAGGGAGAACGGCGTTGAGAAGGTTTACATCTGCGGTGTTGCCACTGAGTACTGTGTGAAGGCGACAGCCCTCGACGCGGTCAGGCACGGCTTTGAGACCTACCTCCTGAGCGATGCAGTTAAGGGCATCAACCCCGAGGACGAGAAGAAGGCCCTTGAGGAGATGAAGAGAGCTGGTGTGAAGATTCTGTGA
- a CDS encoding DUF2240 family protein, giving the protein MHPLEEAIEIKGSPEFTRSELVGILSFRLRRMSPTEAKKAIEEWIEEGLLEESEGKLLVVIEKLEEEKEAGSLLGEMVSYIARSLGWGELEVLEGVKKMRERYGDLDEAILAYLFGMEKGVDMSKFRDRLPEF; this is encoded by the coding sequence ATGCACCCGCTTGAGGAGGCCATCGAGATTAAAGGCTCCCCTGAGTTCACGAGGAGCGAGTTAGTTGGTATTCTCAGCTTCAGGCTCAGAAGGATGTCGCCCACTGAGGCCAAAAAGGCCATCGAGGAATGGATCGAAGAAGGTCTTCTGGAGGAGAGTGAAGGGAAACTCCTTGTCGTTATTGAAAAGTTGGAAGAAGAGAAAGAGGCTGGTTCCCTGCTCGGTGAGATGGTCTCTTATATTGCCCGCTCCCTTGGATGGGGCGAACTTGAGGTTCTGGAAGGCGTTAAGAAGATGCGCGAACGCTACGGAGACCTCGACGAGGCCATCTTAGCGTACCTGTTCGGCATGGAGAAAGGAGTGGATATGTCGAAGTTCAGGGACAGGCTTCCAGAGTTCTGA
- a CDS encoding PaaI family thioesterase, whose product MEIRTHKLASERLLGKPVKVGPPEAEVILETTEEMAVDEYGLVHGGFTFGLADYAAMLAVNEPTVVLGKAEVRFLKPVKVGERLLARTRILENSGGGVGDGTSPQRKKVVKGEVFNEKGEKVFEGTFHCYVLEKHVLEKG is encoded by the coding sequence ATGGAGATAAGGACGCATAAGCTCGCCTCGGAGAGGCTTCTTGGAAAGCCCGTGAAAGTTGGACCGCCCGAAGCTGAAGTCATTCTGGAAACTACTGAGGAGATGGCCGTTGACGAATACGGACTCGTTCACGGCGGCTTCACGTTCGGGCTGGCCGACTACGCAGCGATGCTGGCCGTGAACGAGCCGACGGTCGTTCTCGGAAAAGCAGAAGTGAGGTTCCTCAAGCCTGTGAAAGTCGGGGAGAGGCTTCTGGCGAGGACAAGAATTTTAGAGAACTCAGGAGGGGGTGTGGGGGACGGAACGTCCCCCCAAAGGAAGAAAGTGGTGAAGGGTGAAGTCTTCAACGAAAAAGGAGAAAAAGTGTTCGAGGGGACGTTCCACTGCTACGTCCTGGAGAAGCACGTGCTGGAGAAGGGTTAA
- a CDS encoding PadR family transcriptional regulator: MIKRVLLGFMGIHILHHASKGEVTGSFMMEELKRHGYSVSPGTIYPLLHRMEELGLLESQWGVKNGKRVRLYRTTPEGEELLKRAKEKVRELCSELLEE, from the coding sequence ATGATAAAGAGGGTTCTCCTCGGCTTCATGGGCATCCATATACTCCACCACGCGAGCAAAGGAGAGGTGACGGGCTCGTTCATGATGGAAGAGCTGAAGAGACACGGGTACAGCGTGAGCCCTGGCACGATCTATCCGCTCCTTCACAGGATGGAGGAGTTGGGCCTGCTGGAGAGCCAGTGGGGAGTCAAAAACGGAAAGCGCGTCCGACTTTACAGGACGACACCCGAGGGGGAGGAGCTTCTCAAACGGGCAAAGGAAAAAGTCCGTGAGCTATGCTCAGAACTCTTGGAGGAGTGA
- a CDS encoding MFS transporter, protein MGNGEKGTNERKIFGISWNVFLLGIVSFLNDMSSEMISPIVPSYLTDVLGEGKLISGSIMGAIESMSSLFKVAFGYVSDRFKKRKAFVFIGYALSTLAKGALAFTRSWWDFLTLRALDRIGKGIRTAPRDALIAESSEKGKSGKSFGFHRMMDTLGAVAGPLVAIGILKLLEGLPVEKAYRYVFLLSAVPGLISLLVILLFVKDRGAEVKKKITGISTLRDRNLQLFLAVVALGALGRYSYAFTLWKAEELGYTVVQGMAFYALFNTIYALSAYPIGIYSDRLGKKRMITAGFAVAALASLAFAYARDLATLVGAFALYGLYIAIEDTVPRAYMADLAKDYEKGTIIGAYHTVFGLFVLPASVIAGYLWKTYSLTYSFLFSAAMNLLALVLMLLVPER, encoded by the coding sequence ATGGGAAACGGAGAAAAGGGTACAAATGAGCGAAAAATCTTTGGAATAAGCTGGAACGTCTTCCTGCTCGGAATAGTCAGCTTCCTGAACGATATGAGCAGCGAGATGATAAGCCCAATAGTGCCGAGCTACCTTACCGACGTTCTCGGGGAAGGCAAGCTTATCAGCGGTTCGATTATGGGTGCCATAGAGAGCATGAGCTCCCTCTTCAAGGTGGCGTTCGGCTACGTAAGCGACCGCTTTAAGAAAAGGAAGGCTTTCGTATTCATCGGCTACGCACTCTCAACCCTCGCCAAGGGGGCCCTGGCTTTCACCCGCTCTTGGTGGGACTTTCTGACGCTGAGGGCACTTGACAGGATAGGTAAGGGAATAAGGACGGCGCCGAGGGACGCTCTAATAGCCGAGTCAAGCGAGAAAGGTAAGAGCGGCAAGTCCTTCGGCTTTCACAGGATGATGGACACGCTAGGAGCAGTAGCTGGCCCGCTCGTCGCCATAGGCATCCTCAAGCTCCTCGAAGGCCTGCCGGTTGAAAAGGCCTACCGCTACGTCTTCCTGCTGTCAGCAGTTCCGGGGCTGATCTCACTCTTAGTTATTCTGCTCTTCGTTAAGGACAGAGGGGCTGAGGTCAAAAAGAAGATAACCGGAATCTCAACGCTCAGGGACAGAAACCTGCAGCTCTTCCTCGCGGTCGTTGCCCTTGGAGCTCTCGGAAGGTACAGCTACGCCTTTACCCTCTGGAAGGCGGAGGAGCTCGGCTACACGGTCGTTCAAGGAATGGCATTCTACGCCCTCTTCAACACAATCTACGCGCTCTCGGCATACCCAATAGGCATCTACTCTGACAGGCTCGGGAAGAAGAGGATGATAACGGCTGGCTTTGCCGTTGCAGCCTTGGCTTCCCTAGCCTTTGCCTACGCCAGAGACCTGGCAACTCTGGTTGGTGCGTTCGCCCTCTACGGCCTCTACATAGCGATTGAGGACACCGTTCCGAGGGCTTACATGGCAGATCTAGCCAAGGACTACGAAAAGGGTACTATAATAGGTGCCTACCATACAGTTTTCGGTCTCTTCGTGCTTCCGGCTTCGGTGATAGCTGGCTACCTGTGGAAGACGTATTCCCTGACATACAGCTTCCTTTTTTCCGCGGCGATGAACCTGCTGGCACTCGTCCTTATGTTGCTCGTCCCCGAACGCTGA
- a CDS encoding asparaginase, whose protein sequence is MKLLVLGTGGTIASAKTEMGYKAALSADDILQLAGIRREDGAKIETRDILNLDSTLIQPEDWVTIGRAVFEAFDEYDGIVITHGTDTLAYTSSALSFMIRNPPIPVVLTGSMLPITEPNSDAPRNLRTALTFARKGFPGIYVAFMDKIMLGTRVSKVHSLGLNAFQSINYPDIAYVKGDEVLVRHKPRIGNGEPLFDPELDPNVVHIRLTPGLSPEVLRAVARATDGIVLEGYGAGGIPYRGRNLLEVVSETAREKPVVMTTQALYGGVDLTRYEVGRRALEAGVIPAGDMTKEATLTKLMWALGHTRDLEEIRKIMERNIAGEITGS, encoded by the coding sequence ATGAAACTTCTGGTTCTCGGCACGGGGGGCACCATAGCGAGTGCAAAGACGGAGATGGGATACAAGGCAGCGCTCAGTGCAGATGATATCCTTCAGCTGGCGGGCATTAGGCGAGAAGACGGTGCCAAGATAGAAACCCGGGACATCCTGAACCTTGACAGCACTCTCATACAGCCAGAGGATTGGGTGACTATCGGACGGGCGGTTTTTGAGGCTTTTGATGAATACGACGGTATAGTAATAACACACGGAACAGACACACTCGCCTACACTTCTTCCGCCCTTAGCTTCATGATAAGGAATCCGCCGATACCCGTTGTTCTGACCGGTTCAATGCTCCCGATAACCGAGCCAAACAGCGACGCACCCAGAAACCTTAGAACGGCACTCACCTTTGCAAGGAAAGGATTTCCCGGGATATACGTGGCTTTCATGGACAAGATAATGCTCGGGACGCGCGTTTCTAAGGTTCACTCCCTCGGCCTCAACGCCTTTCAGAGTATCAATTACCCAGACATAGCCTACGTGAAGGGTGACGAAGTCCTCGTTAGACATAAGCCCAGAATTGGGAATGGTGAACCATTGTTTGATCCAGAGCTTGACCCTAACGTTGTCCATATCAGACTTACTCCAGGGCTTTCACCGGAGGTTCTTAGGGCAGTCGCCAGGGCCACAGATGGAATCGTCCTCGAGGGTTACGGAGCAGGTGGTATCCCATACAGGGGCAGAAATCTCCTGGAGGTAGTCTCTGAGACAGCGAGAGAAAAACCGGTTGTCATGACGACGCAGGCTCTCTACGGGGGAGTTGATCTGACGCGCTATGAAGTTGGGAGAAGGGCCCTTGAAGCCGGCGTGATCCCAGCGGGCGACATGACAAAGGAAGCGACTTTGACAAAGCTCATGTGGGCGCTGGGACACACCAGAGATCTTGAAGAAATCAGAAAAATTATGGAACGAAACATCGCGGGCGAAATCACTGGGAGTTAA
- the snatA gene encoding neutral amino acid NAAT transporter SnatA: MLEVVEFLKYLILLYGGLFAITNPVGAVPVFLSVTHDLSWRERREIASKTAISVVATLVVFALLGQWIFKFFGSSTDAFAIAGGILLFRMALDMLSGKLSSVKISNEETEEFSEEVVTLEEVAIIPLAIPLISGPGAITTVMLYMAKSTTNLQRFAVILTIILIGITVWFVLCSANRIKARLGRVGIKVMTRMMGLILTSMAVQMIINGIKGAFGL; this comes from the coding sequence ATGTTAGAAGTGGTGGAGTTTCTCAAGTATCTGATACTTCTCTACGGAGGCTTGTTTGCGATAACGAACCCCGTGGGTGCAGTCCCCGTCTTTTTGAGCGTTACCCACGACCTGTCCTGGAGGGAGCGGAGGGAGATCGCATCTAAGACAGCCATATCGGTAGTTGCAACCCTTGTGGTCTTCGCCCTGCTCGGGCAGTGGATATTCAAGTTCTTCGGGTCGAGCACAGATGCGTTTGCCATAGCAGGTGGGATACTGTTATTCAGGATGGCCCTCGATATGCTCTCCGGAAAGCTGTCATCGGTAAAGATCAGCAACGAAGAAACCGAGGAGTTCAGCGAGGAAGTTGTAACTCTTGAGGAAGTTGCAATAATTCCGCTGGCGATACCACTTATCTCCGGCCCGGGTGCGATAACGACGGTTATGCTCTACATGGCCAAAAGCACGACCAACCTTCAGAGGTTCGCGGTAATTCTGACGATAATCCTGATTGGGATTACCGTCTGGTTCGTTCTCTGCTCCGCCAACAGGATAAAGGCCCGGCTTGGGCGGGTCGGGATCAAGGTGATGACGAGGATGATGGGTCTGATACTGACATCAATGGCAGTTCAGATGATAATCAACGGCATAAAGGGCGCGTTTGGACTTTAG